Proteins encoded by one window of Lepeophtheirus salmonis chromosome 10, UVic_Lsal_1.4, whole genome shotgun sequence:
- the LOC121125257 gene encoding integral membrane protein 2C translates to MTVITKTNLLNEKKKESTDASSAKDEAEKQKLNDCSSKKPIIEDVYTSVTLNDGFDATDFRRGTVISQTCLLLIGIVAMTIGFMGATHLYRQLEHQSRFRGVCHIPYQKLLDTSSAMITGDFKGRGNYRNMFSSSMNPWIQRDSVAEKIVVGDSVELDFELDIETNSYESLEIPEISRGRYLHDFRTNKTAIIDPDAGRCFVMPLNREEIEPPRNFIDIINKMRQGTYKLDFRKIRKDTRVVLPPLSNLEEYGSFIEKACRDKKTFRLEEVTGARVIRNVESEKKIIPTPFIEYAGKAVLHYNIINLDDI, encoded by the exons ATGACTGTCATTACCAAAACCAATCTTCTGAacgagaagaaaaaagaatcaacTGATGCCTCCTCAGCCAAG GATGAAGCTGAAAAACAGAAGCTTAATGATTGCTCATCAAAGAAACCAATCATTGAGGACGTTTATACTTCAGTTACTTTGAATGATGGCTTTGATGCCACAGACTTTCGTCGTGGGACGGTAATATCCCAAACATGCTTATTGCTGATTGGTATTGTTGCTATGACAATTGGCTTTATGGGTGCTACTCATCTATACAGACAA ttGGAACATCAAAGTCGATTCAGGGGTGTGTGTCATATCCCTTACCAAAAATTATTAGATACAAGTTCAGCAATGATCACTGGAGACTTTAAAGGTCGTGGAAACTACAGAAATATGTTTTCTTCTTCAATGAATCCTTGG ATTCAAAGAGACTCTGTTGCTGAGAAAATTGTCGTTGGAGATAGTGTGGAACTAGACTTTGAATTGGATATTGAAACAAATTCATACGAATCTCTAGAGATTCCAGAAATATCTAGAGGAAGATATTTGCACGATTTTAGA ACAAACAAAACCGCTATCATTGATCCGGATGCGGGTAGATGTTTTGTTATGCCATTAAATCGCGAGGAAATTGAGCCTCCAAGAAATTTTATTGACATCATCAATAAGATGAGACAAGGAACTTATAAGCTTGACTTTAGAAAAATCAGAAAGGATACCAGAGTGGTTCTTCCTCCTCTTTCAAATTTGGAAGAATATGG atCTTTCATTGAAAAAGCATGTcgagataaaaaaacattcagatTAGAAGAAGTCACAGGAGCTCGAGTCATTAGAAATGTCGAGTCTGAGAAGAAGATTATCCCTACTCCCTTTATTGAGTATGCAGGAAAAGCAGTTCTTCATTACAATATCATAAATCTTGACGATATTTAA